The genome window TCATTACTTCAGCTTTTGTCACTTGATCGTGATTCATAATCTCTTTAAATAACGAATAAGATCTTAGATCAAACAATGGTAGGCCCCCATTCCTTAATTTTATTTTAAAGCGCTTACATATAATATTCAATCCCATTTGGACCCAATCTATGTACCTCAATTTCAATTAAAATTGTGCTTAAGACTCTCAGTGATAAAGTTACCATACTTTTCCATTCACTATAAATATCCTGCATCATCGTCGTAATTCTAAAAAATTTCCATACTATTCCAACTAATAATATACAAAAAACAATTAGTTTAACAAATAAACTAATTAATACTTGTTATTGAAAACGTTACATAATAGAATAGGGTTAGGTACAATTTTAATTTTTAAACAAAGGAGATTACACAATGTCAAATAATATCGAACAGTTATCCATTAATACGATTCGTACATTGTCGATTGATGCAATCGAAAAAGCGAATTCTGGTCATCCTGGTCTTCCAATGGGTGCTGCACCAATGGCATACACATTATGGACTGATTTCATGAATCACAATCCTAAGAATTCAAAATGGTTTGATCGCGACCGTTTCATACTTTCAGCTGGTCACGGTTCAGCGCTTCTATATAGCTTACTTCATTTATCTGGTTATCAAGTTTCTATTGACGACTTAAAATCATTCCGTCAATGGGGATCAAAAACTCCAGGACATCCTGAAGTACATCATACAGATGGTGTGGAAGCAACAACTGGTCCACTTGGACAAGGGATTGCAATGTCTGTTGGTTTTGCAATGGCAGAAGCACATTTAGCAGCAAAATATAATAAAGACGATATTTCTGTTGTTGATCATTATACTTACGCACTTGTTAGTGATGGTGATCTAATGGAAGGTATCTCTCATGAGGCAGCATCATTAGCAGGTCATTTAGGATTAGGAAAATTAATCGCATTGTATGACTCTAATGATATTTCATTAGACGGTGATTTGAATAAATCATTCTCTGAAAATACGGAACAACGCTTTAAAGCATACGGATGGCAAGTAATTCGTGTAGAAGATGGTAACGATGTAGATGCAATCCGTGCTGCAATTAAAGAAGCACAAGCAAATACAGAGCAACCAACATTGATCGAAGTTAGAACAATCATTGGTTACGGTTCACCGAATAAGTCAGGTTCTTCTACTTCACATGGTTCACCACTTGGTACCGATGAAGTGAAGCTTACAAAAGAATTCTACAAATGGACACATGAAGATTTCTCTGTTCCAGAAGAAGTTTATGCTGATTTCAATGAAAAAATCGGCAAAGACGGCGAAGAAAAAGAAGCAGCATGGAATGATTTACTTACTACTTACAAAGAAAAATACCCTGAATTAGCAGCTGAATTTGAAACTGCTATCAGCGGAAAACTTCCTGAAGGCTGGGAAAAAGAACTTCCTGCATTTGAAGTAGGCGACAATATGGCTACTCGTGCATCTTCAGGTAAGGTTCTAAATGCTGTAGCAAAAGCTGTTCCAAGCTTCTTCGGTGGAAGTGCTGACTTAGCTGGTTCAAACAAAACAACAATTAACGGTGAAGGTGACTTCTCACGTAACTCTTATAATGAAAGAAATATTTGGTTCGGTGTTCGTGAACATGCAATGGGAGCAGCACTGAATGGTATGGCATTACATGGTGGATTGAACGTATTCGGTGGAACATTCTTCGTGTTCAGTGACTACCTGCGTCCTTCTATCCGTTTAGCATCAATCATGAACGCACCTGTTACGTATGTGTTCACACATGATTCAATTGCAGTTGGGGAAGATGGTCCAACACACGAACCTGTTGAGCATTTAGCAGCATTACGTGTAATCCCTAACCTATCTCTAATCCGTCCTGCAGATGCTAATGAAACTGCAGCAGCATGGCGCTTAGCGGTTGAATCAACTAATCAACCAACAGCACTTGCATTAACAAGACAAGATCTACCTACTTTAGAAGGTACAAAAGAAAATGCATACGAAGGCGTTAAGAAAGGTGCTTATGTTGTAAGCAACTCTGAAAAAGAAACTCCAGATGCATTAATCTTAGCGACTGGATCTGAAGTACAATTAGCAGTATATGCACAAAAAGCATTAAAAGAAAAAGATATCGACGTTCGCGTTGTCAGCATGCCATCATGGGATCGCTTTGAGAAACAAGACGAAGCTTACAAAGAATCTGTTATCCCTTCTAACGTTAAAGCACGTGTTGGTGTTGAAATGGCATCATCATTCGGCTGGAACCGCTATGTAGGTGACGCAGGAAAAGTAATCGCAATCGATACATTCGGCGCATCTGCACCAGGTGAAAAAGTAATGGAAGAATACGGATTTACTGTAGAAAATGTTGTTAAACATGTGGAATCTGTAGTTAAATAAGGATTGTTGAGAGAGTGCTCAGGCTGTGGCCTGGGCGCTTTTTTTGGTTTTGATGCGTCGCTGGATTTAAGACACAAGCCGCTCGACTCCACTATGGGACAGGGGTTACTCCGTCCCATCCCACTATTCTATCTTTCAAATCAATTAGTAGAGATAAGGTAAAATTACGTAGGAATACAGTTCAACGTAATACAAAGATTTAATTTACAGTGTCGTATTAAACCAAACGCAAATGGAAATCCAGGACGTTTATTATCAAACCGAACCTATCTATTGGGATAAATCCAGGAATTTTCTAATATAAAGTCAGAAGAATGATATGATTCTTTATCACTGAGGAAGTAATGAATCGTGTGCATGCATATGAGGTATTATAACAAAGAACGTATTCATGATAAATCAGGCTACCAATCCCCTATTGAATTTAGAGGAATAGCAGCCTAAGAAGGTGTTTTTTTGTCTCAGATTTTTATGTAAGTCTAGAACAATACAGCTAGAGATTAAGGGTCTAAAGAAAAAAGCTACGAGAACCTCCCTTAGGCTCAACCTTTAACCGCCCCACCAGTCATCCCCGCAATAATATAGCGCTGCATGAAGAGGGCGATAATAAGAACAGGTAATGTGATAATTACGGATGCAGCCATTAAACCTCCCCAGTTAATTTCAGAATAGGAAAGGAAATTAAAGATAGCAATTGGCAAAGTTTTGGTGTTTTCACCTGCTAGAATCAGTGAGAACATGAAATTGTTCCATGAAAAAATAAAGGCTAGTATGGAAGCCGTGATAATCCCAGGACCTGAAATCGGCAATATAATCCTAATTAGTGCACCGGTTGTCGTACAACCATCTATTCTTGCTGATTCCTCTAATTCTCCTGGCAAGCTTTCGAAAAAAGGGATCATAACCCAAATAATAAATGGCATAGTCACAAGCACATGACTGAGAGTCAGAGCTGTATATGTATCTATAAGTTCCAGTTTTGAAAAGATGATGAACCAAGGAATCAAAAATGAAATACCTGGGACTATACGAGCAACGAGAATTAACAAACCGAGACCATTTTGTTTGTATTTTGCGATGGAATAAGCAGCAGGCAATCCTAACAAAAGACCTAAAAATGTGGATGCCACAGCAACAAGAAAAGAGTTCCCAATGAAACCCATAAATTCGTATTGGGTAAATACATTGACAAAGTTAGAAAAACTTGGCGTTATGGCTAAGAGATTAGATGTATCTAAAATCTGTTGCTGGGTCTTAAACGATGCCAAGACCATCCAAAGGAAAGGTGCGATAAAGATAAATAGAATCAGATACACTGCTAAACTCATAAAAATCAATTTCATCCTTTTTTTTATCATATAGAAACACCCACCTTTTTACGCAAGAAAATCACTAGAATGCTAAGGGCA of Oceanobacillus zhaokaii contains these proteins:
- the tkt gene encoding transketolase, with the translated sequence MSNNIEQLSINTIRTLSIDAIEKANSGHPGLPMGAAPMAYTLWTDFMNHNPKNSKWFDRDRFILSAGHGSALLYSLLHLSGYQVSIDDLKSFRQWGSKTPGHPEVHHTDGVEATTGPLGQGIAMSVGFAMAEAHLAAKYNKDDISVVDHYTYALVSDGDLMEGISHEAASLAGHLGLGKLIALYDSNDISLDGDLNKSFSENTEQRFKAYGWQVIRVEDGNDVDAIRAAIKEAQANTEQPTLIEVRTIIGYGSPNKSGSSTSHGSPLGTDEVKLTKEFYKWTHEDFSVPEEVYADFNEKIGKDGEEKEAAWNDLLTTYKEKYPELAAEFETAISGKLPEGWEKELPAFEVGDNMATRASSGKVLNAVAKAVPSFFGGSADLAGSNKTTINGEGDFSRNSYNERNIWFGVREHAMGAALNGMALHGGLNVFGGTFFVFSDYLRPSIRLASIMNAPVTYVFTHDSIAVGEDGPTHEPVEHLAALRVIPNLSLIRPADANETAAAWRLAVESTNQPTALALTRQDLPTLEGTKENAYEGVKKGAYVVSNSEKETPDALILATGSEVQLAVYAQKALKEKDIDVRVVSMPSWDRFEKQDEAYKESVIPSNVKARVGVEMASSFGWNRYVGDAGKVIAIDTFGASAPGEKVMEEYGFTVENVVKHVESVVK
- a CDS encoding carbohydrate ABC transporter permease encodes the protein MIKKRMKLIFMSLAVYLILFIFIAPFLWMVLASFKTQQQILDTSNLLAITPSFSNFVNVFTQYEFMGFIGNSFLVAVASTFLGLLLGLPAAYSIAKYKQNGLGLLILVARIVPGISFLIPWFIIFSKLELIDTYTALTLSHVLVTMPFIIWVMIPFFESLPGELEESARIDGCTTTGALIRIILPISGPGIITASILAFIFSWNNFMFSLILAGENTKTLPIAIFNFLSYSEINWGGLMAASVIITLPVLIIALFMQRYIIAGMTGGAVKG